A DNA window from Enterobacter cloacae subsp. cloacae ATCC 13047 contains the following coding sequences:
- a CDS encoding efflux RND transporter periplasmic adaptor subunit, which yields MSDEFILSLRHSLHHVYSVARTLSWLHFIPLVILALAIFPLTGCGDKHENTPPPVRAVRYSVVGSAKTLPALERTGEIHAHDETTLSFRTGGRILTRVVDIGDRVTAGQLLATLDNTTGQNQLDAATADYEGAKASAQIAALNVNRMQTLMSTGAIARTQLDTARADWLVASARLKSSEAALRNARESLGWTRLLSPKEGIITAVSASAGQIVSAGQSVLTLATGEARDVVFDVAAPDEIPSPDKAEFRVALLSDPTVNASALLRDITPQADPLTRTWRVRATLNNSPAAMALGASVTVTLPSSAACGYVLPASALSRYAVKPAVFVINRQSQAQLRVVVPARYTASSVIIASGLAPGDRVITAGVSKLRSGEQVIAGEEQP from the coding sequence TTCATTCTCTCCCTCCGCCACAGCCTGCATCATGTATACAGCGTGGCGCGCACCCTTTCCTGGCTACACTTTATTCCCCTGGTGATACTTGCCCTGGCTATCTTCCCGCTAACCGGTTGCGGCGATAAACACGAAAACACGCCGCCCCCCGTGCGGGCGGTACGCTACAGTGTGGTGGGTTCAGCGAAAACGCTGCCAGCACTGGAAAGAACCGGTGAGATCCATGCCCATGATGAGACGACGCTGAGTTTCCGTACCGGGGGCAGGATCCTCACGCGCGTCGTCGATATTGGCGATCGGGTTACCGCCGGGCAACTGCTGGCGACCCTCGACAATACCACCGGACAAAATCAGCTCGACGCGGCCACCGCTGACTATGAGGGTGCCAAAGCCTCAGCGCAGATTGCCGCGCTCAACGTCAACAGAATGCAAACGCTGATGTCCACCGGCGCTATAGCCCGCACACAACTCGACACAGCCCGTGCAGACTGGCTTGTCGCCAGCGCGCGTCTGAAAAGTAGCGAGGCGGCACTGCGCAACGCCCGGGAAAGCCTGGGCTGGACCCGCCTTCTCTCGCCGAAGGAAGGCATCATTACCGCGGTCAGCGCCTCTGCGGGCCAGATTGTCAGCGCAGGCCAGTCGGTGCTGACGCTGGCGACCGGTGAAGCCCGCGATGTGGTGTTTGATGTTGCCGCGCCTGATGAGATCCCCTCACCGGATAAGGCCGAATTCCGCGTCGCCTTGCTCAGCGACCCGACGGTCAATGCTTCAGCTCTGTTACGCGATATCACGCCTCAGGCCGATCCCCTGACCCGTACCTGGCGGGTCAGAGCCACCCTGAACAACTCGCCCGCCGCCATGGCACTGGGTGCCAGCGTCACCGTAACCCTGCCCTCCAGTGCCGCGTGCGGTTACGTCCTTCCTGCGTCGGCACTGAGTCGTTACGCAGTCAAGCCCGCTGTGTTTGTAATCAACCGGCAATCTCAGGCGCAACTGCGCGTGGTTGTGCCTGCACGTTACACGGCCTCCTCCGTCATCATCGCCTCCGGTCTTGCGCCCGGTGACAGGGTGATTACGGCTGGCGTGAGCAAATTACGCTCAGGAGAACAGGTGATTGCCGGGGAGGAGCAGCCATGA